One window of Mixophyes fleayi isolate aMixFle1 chromosome 3, aMixFle1.hap1, whole genome shotgun sequence genomic DNA carries:
- the TNFSF10 gene encoding tumor necrosis factor ligand superfamily member 10, with protein MISAAGNHSLPLCGLVLLAILLQSVFFAITYVYFTNEIKQLHENYIRNNIACLVGEDPREVSGTADIGDVDGKNDPCWAVKTELQILIKKIIVSNYRPDITSMIREKVSEMVPLAVAEKQAYSGQLIAAHVIGSNTKATGTINVNYSGHKIIEWSENTPTLLSNIRMQGGEMVIEKSGLYYVYAQTYFRHHDTEEGRVKQLVQYIYKVTSRYPVPLVLMKNVKTTCWSKSAEYGLHSIYQGGVFQLYENDRIFVTVSDISIIDMDEKATFWGAFLVS; from the exons ATGATATCTGCAGCCGGCAATCActcccttcctctgtgtggactTGTACTTCTAGCAATTTTACTTCAGTCTGTGTTTTTTGCAATCACATATGTTTACTTCACAAATGAAATCAAACAG CTACATGAAAACTACATCAGAAACAATATTGCCTGTTTGGTAGGAGAAGATCCCAGAGAGGTCTCAGGGACTGCAGATATTGGTGATGTTGACGGCAAGAATGACCCTTGCTGGGCTGTGAAGACGGAACTCCAAATTTTAATCAAAAAG ATCATTGTGAGCAATTACAGACCTGACATAACATCAATGATTAGag AAAAAGTTTCAGAAATGGTTCCGCTCGCTGTTGCTGAGAAACAAGCATATTCTGGCCAACTGATTGCTGCACATGTCATTGGAAGCAACACGAAAGCGACAG GAACTATAAATGTAAACTACAGTGGACATAAAATAATTGAATGGTCTGAAAATACACCAACACTTCTTAGTAACATCAGAATGCAAGGTGGAGAGATGGTTATCGAGAAAAGTGGCCTTTATTATGTCTACGCCCAGACTTATTTCCGTCACCATGATACAGAGGAAGGGAGAGTGAAACAGCTtgtccaatatatttataaagtaaCATCAAGGTACCCAGTGCCCTTAGTACTGATGAAAAATGTAAAGACGACTTGTTGGTCAAAGAGTGCAGAATATGGACTTCATTCCATTTACCAAGGTGGAGTTTTCCAATTATATGAAAATGATCGAATATTTGTGACAGTGAGTGATATAAGTATAATTGATATGGATGAAAAAGCAACTTTTTGGGGGGCTTTCTTGGTATCTTAA